One segment of Belonocnema kinseyi isolate 2016_QV_RU_SX_M_011 chromosome 7, B_treatae_v1, whole genome shotgun sequence DNA contains the following:
- the LOC117176357 gene encoding trafficking protein particle complex subunit 5, translating to MSSITISVVRPRTSILDKSLSKGKGEVSLSCFALLFSELVQYCQNRVYTVPELQNKLSELGMEVGHRVTDLLIVREKGGKREIKLLSALLFVKSTLWKSLFGKEADKLEHANDDERTYYIIEKESLVNKFVSVPKDKGSLNCASFVAGIIEAVLCDSGFQQLENDPDFHRKIIFSDEAHFWLNGVVNKQNMHYWSGSNPYELHESTLHPEKITVRCGLWAGGVIGSYFFHDDQDRTAPQATQRMSQSIYLKPSLVSVLSHEMAQSIGRLGRAI from the exons ATGTCTTCTATAACGATATCGGTAGTTCGTCCGCGAACTAGTATTCTCGATAAATCGCTCAGTAAAGGCAAAGGAGAGGTTAGCTTGAGTTGTTTTGCTCTCCTTTTTTCAGAACTTGTGCAATATTGTCAAAATCGAGTTTACACCGTACCTGAACTCCAAAACaa attatCTGAATTGGGAATGGAAGTGGGCCATCGAGTAACGGATCTTCTGATTGTTCGCGAAAAGGGTGGTAAACGAGAAATAAAATTACTGAGCGCGCTTCTTTTTGTCAAAAGCACACTTTGGAAATCCCTATTTGGCAAAGAAGCCGACAAATTAGAACACGCTAATGATGATGAACGCACTTATTATATTATCGAAAAGGAATCCTTGGTCAATAAATTTGTCTCCGTTCCAAAGGACAAAGGCAGTTTAAATTGTGCGTCTTTTGTCGCTGGAATTATTGAGGCTGTACTTTGCGACTCTGGATTT CAACAACTTGAAAATGatccggattttcatcgaaaaatcatcttcagcgaTGAGGCTCATTTCTGGCTAAATGGCGTCGTCAATAAGCAAAATATGCATTATTGGTCAGGCAGCAATCCATACGAACTCCATGAGTCAACATTACATCCCGAAAAAATTACGGTTCGGTGCGGTTTATGGGCCGGCGGCGTCATTGGGTCGTACTTCTTCCATGATGATCAAGACCG gACGGCGCCACAAGCCACACAGCGAATGTCACAATCGATTTATTTAAAACCAAGTTTGGTGAGCGTGTTATCTCACGAAATGGCCCAGTCAATTGGCCGCCTCGGTCGTGCGATTTGA